A genomic stretch from Leptospira johnsonii includes:
- a CDS encoding peptide MFS transporter, translating to MEIQSQRQITHPKGLYVLFFVEMWERFSFYGMRALLVLFLTKELLMQDAQAGRIYGFYNGFVYLTPILGGLLADRFLGYKRSIFLGGTLMMFGHLSLAFNGLWTFYLGLGLLIAGNGFFKPCISTVVGRIYELEGKPELKDSGFTIFYFGINLGAILGTWACANLAEYKGWHYGFGIAAVGMLIGLIIFGFLGRRVNPEAFLANGNRSLSDTKGEDPKQDRERIFAILVFSAVTITFWASYEQIGSSLSLIIDRYVDRNILGWEIPTANYQSLNPLFVVSLALVISWIWKKFEESGRHISTVTKFCLGLIVLGLGYLLLSLVTFGSTEKFSSIWIILSILLLTIGELFLSPVGLSLVTKLAPVKVASMMMGFWFLANFFAHVLAGELTRYMGGRESLSAFFLIFFFLPTITAIGLFSFRKKLESWMHGVK from the coding sequence ATGGAAATCCAGAGCCAAAGGCAAATAACTCATCCCAAAGGTTTGTATGTTCTCTTCTTCGTGGAAATGTGGGAGAGATTTTCTTTTTACGGAATGAGGGCGCTTCTAGTCCTATTCCTTACTAAAGAACTCTTAATGCAAGATGCTCAAGCGGGTAGAATATATGGATTTTATAATGGATTCGTGTATCTGACCCCGATTCTAGGAGGTTTACTTGCGGACCGATTCTTAGGATACAAACGTTCTATATTTTTAGGTGGAACGCTTATGATGTTCGGTCATCTTTCATTGGCGTTTAATGGCCTTTGGACTTTCTATTTAGGCCTAGGACTTTTAATCGCAGGAAACGGTTTTTTTAAACCATGTATCTCCACTGTTGTAGGAAGAATTTACGAATTAGAAGGTAAACCAGAACTGAAAGATTCAGGTTTTACAATATTCTATTTTGGGATCAACTTAGGAGCGATCCTTGGTACCTGGGCATGCGCAAATCTTGCGGAATACAAGGGTTGGCATTATGGATTCGGGATCGCAGCAGTAGGGATGCTCATTGGGCTCATCATCTTTGGATTTTTAGGAAGAAGAGTAAATCCTGAAGCATTCTTAGCGAATGGAAACAGATCTCTTTCCGATACGAAAGGGGAAGATCCGAAACAAGACAGAGAAAGGATTTTTGCCATTTTAGTTTTCTCTGCGGTTACGATCACATTCTGGGCTTCTTATGAGCAGATCGGTTCTTCCTTAAGCCTGATCATAGACAGATATGTGGATAGAAATATCTTAGGTTGGGAAATCCCAACAGCAAATTACCAATCTCTGAATCCTCTTTTTGTGGTGAGTTTGGCATTAGTCATTTCTTGGATCTGGAAAAAATTCGAAGAATCAGGAAGACATATTTCCACTGTGACTAAGTTCTGCTTAGGACTGATCGTTTTGGGATTAGGATACCTTCTTCTTTCCTTGGTAACTTTCGGATCTACTGAAAAGTTTTCATCTATTTGGATCATTCTATCCATTCTACTCTTAACGATTGGAGAATTATTCCTTTCACCTGTAGGTCTGTCCTTGGTTACAAAACTAGCTCCTGTAAAAGTTGCGTCTATGATGATGGGATTTTGGTTCTTGGCAAACTTCTTTGCTCATGTGCTTGCGGGAGAATTGACCAGATACATGGGAGGAAGAGAATCCTTGTCTGCGTTTTTTCTGATCTTCTTCTTTCTTCCTACAATCACCGCGATCGGTTTATTTTCTTTCCGTAAAAAACTAGAATCTTGGATGCATGGTGTAAAATGA
- a CDS encoding C40 family peptidase, producing the protein MRVRILTVSLLLLFSVPLFADPFEDLLKSDWDKSQTLLIKNSVFQKLGQRAGSKEVLKITKNVIPWAILEGVSPEKTAELIVNLDFAVKEGLTFEEAEDAIPVVSKRELSKEDFSYIGLYFKETKKAGIREEVRNRFVEAAMEKKWDGFSVLAGGRALIAGKLVDFPENRLASKILAQFPSKGRSIPFAKIESSFKSVLDSKLDGASTILLSNLKKLHEGEKVSSPQKFASARSVETSLEEVGGIVIGDRPRIEPLPDPPLVPNLPEPGEPTEPDKPSKEGWETLSSSILQKVAKEWVGTPYKWANAAKTGTDCSGFTFRVLTDGRIGVPEKMVSRASSAQTKMGTGVSHNEMRSGDLIFFSASPNQSKVTHVGMVLNGEEFAHASSTRGVVIDKIRMKWWIDRFVLSRRVFKKVVN; encoded by the coding sequence ATGAGAGTTCGGATCTTAACAGTTAGTCTTCTTCTTTTATTCTCCGTTCCTTTATTTGCAGATCCTTTCGAGGACTTGCTTAAAAGCGATTGGGACAAGTCCCAAACACTTCTTATCAAAAACTCTGTTTTCCAAAAATTAGGACAAAGAGCTGGCAGCAAAGAAGTGCTGAAGATCACAAAAAATGTGATCCCTTGGGCGATCTTAGAAGGTGTAAGCCCTGAAAAAACCGCTGAACTCATAGTAAACTTAGACTTTGCAGTCAAAGAAGGACTCACATTCGAAGAAGCAGAAGATGCGATCCCGGTCGTTTCCAAAAGAGAATTGTCCAAAGAAGATTTCAGCTATATAGGTTTATACTTTAAGGAAACCAAAAAAGCAGGAATCAGGGAAGAAGTACGAAACCGTTTTGTAGAAGCCGCTATGGAAAAAAAATGGGATGGATTTTCGGTACTCGCAGGCGGAAGAGCACTCATCGCAGGAAAATTAGTAGATTTTCCGGAGAACCGTTTAGCCTCTAAAATTTTGGCCCAATTCCCGTCCAAAGGAAGAAGTATCCCTTTTGCAAAAATAGAAAGCTCTTTCAAATCTGTGCTCGATTCAAAGTTGGATGGAGCCTCAACTATTCTTCTTTCTAATTTAAAAAAATTGCATGAAGGGGAGAAGGTTAGCTCTCCTCAAAAATTCGCTTCTGCTCGTTCAGTAGAAACTTCTTTAGAGGAAGTAGGCGGGATCGTGATCGGGGATAGACCCAGAATCGAACCCTTACCGGATCCGCCTTTAGTTCCAAACTTACCTGAACCTGGGGAACCAACGGAACCGGACAAACCAAGTAAAGAAGGTTGGGAGACTTTATCTTCTTCTATCTTGCAAAAAGTTGCCAAGGAATGGGTAGGAACTCCTTATAAATGGGCGAATGCCGCTAAAACTGGAACCGACTGTTCTGGTTTTACTTTCAGAGTTTTGACAGACGGTCGTATCGGTGTTCCGGAAAAAATGGTATCTAGAGCGTCGAGTGCGCAAACTAAAATGGGGACTGGAGTTTCTCATAACGAAATGAGGTCCGGAGATTTGATCTTCTTCTCCGCTTCTCCCAATCAATCCAAGGTGACTCATGTGGGAATGGTATTAAATGGAGAAGAATTTGCACATGCTTCTTCTACTCGCGGAGTTGTGATCGATAAGATCCGGATGAAATGGTGGATTGATCGTTTCGTTCTCTCACGCAGAGTGTTTAAGAAAGTTGTGAATTAA
- a CDS encoding LON peptidase substrate-binding domain-containing protein, whose protein sequence is MSRTTIPIFPLPEVILFPGTFLPLHIFEPRYRMMLDYCSESGEEMAIAPIKMDPSNLKNPQPEIETIFGWGTIVRRDPLPDGRSNILLEGKGIAKLESYDTMEPFRIGVVEKIEADSKYIEDKLFVEIFDRILYLTKRILLSEGAKEELILRMNDLWSHPFPVDFISSILNFNFQKKQEILSSTDQILKAQLLVGIVEEMNLGE, encoded by the coding sequence GTGTCAAGAACTACAATTCCGATCTTTCCTCTTCCCGAAGTCATCTTATTTCCAGGCACATTTCTTCCTCTTCATATTTTCGAGCCTAGGTATAGGATGATGTTGGATTATTGTTCCGAGTCGGGAGAAGAAATGGCGATCGCACCTATCAAAATGGATCCTTCCAATTTAAAAAATCCTCAGCCAGAAATTGAAACCATTTTCGGTTGGGGGACAATCGTTCGTAGGGACCCACTCCCCGACGGAAGATCCAATATTCTACTCGAAGGCAAAGGGATCGCTAAATTGGAATCCTACGATACAATGGAACCTTTTCGAATCGGAGTGGTAGAAAAAATAGAAGCAGATTCCAAATACATAGAAGACAAATTGTTTGTGGAGATCTTCGATCGGATCTTATATCTCACAAAACGTATTCTACTTTCAGAAGGTGCTAAAGAAGAGTTGATCTTAAGAATGAACGATCTTTGGTCTCATCCTTTCCCAGTGGATTTTATCTCTTCTATCTTAAATTTCAATTTCCAGAAAAAACAAGAGATCCTTTCCAGCACGGATCAAATCCTCAAGGCCCAGCTACTCGTAGGCATTGTAGAAGAGATGAATTTAGGTGAATAG
- the rfaE1 gene encoding D-glycero-beta-D-manno-heptose-7-phosphate kinase, whose protein sequence is MYYLDKKRYLEAASKLKTTKIIVIGDLILDEYLIGEVNRISPEAPVPVVWVRNEKTTLGGAGNVVKNLSRLGVQSFVLGRAGNDPAAKTLDDLLSTENTIASKNTIIRSEIVPTILKTRVIAGHQQVCRIDREETFPLTDSEEKQLLESFSKIIQEADAVVLSDYDKGTLTASLIRKTIDIAVQHKKIVTVDPQVSHFFQYEKATVMTPNHHEAGKALGKKLETNAEVEEAAGKIAENLNSPSMMITRGEKGMSLYISSESKTYHIPTVAKEVFDVTGAGDTVISVYTSFLAAGLGELEAAIVSNAAAGVVVGKLGAETVSLEELLEALEKRGSFQ, encoded by the coding sequence TTGTACTACTTAGATAAAAAGCGATATTTGGAAGCGGCTTCTAAACTAAAGACGACTAAAATTATAGTCATCGGAGATCTGATACTGGACGAGTATCTGATCGGAGAAGTAAATCGAATTTCTCCGGAGGCTCCTGTCCCTGTGGTCTGGGTCCGAAACGAAAAGACCACTTTGGGTGGTGCCGGGAATGTTGTAAAAAATCTTTCCCGTTTAGGTGTTCAATCTTTCGTGTTGGGCAGAGCAGGCAACGACCCTGCAGCTAAAACCTTGGATGATCTTCTTTCTACCGAAAATACTATCGCTTCTAAAAACACGATTATCCGTTCCGAAATAGTTCCTACCATTCTAAAAACCAGAGTGATTGCTGGACACCAACAAGTTTGCCGTATAGATAGAGAAGAAACATTTCCTCTTACAGATTCGGAAGAAAAACAACTCTTGGAAAGTTTTTCTAAGATCATCCAAGAAGCGGATGCAGTTGTTCTTTCCGATTATGATAAAGGAACTCTGACGGCAAGTCTCATCCGCAAAACAATCGATATCGCTGTACAACATAAAAAGATCGTAACAGTGGATCCTCAGGTTTCTCATTTTTTCCAATATGAAAAAGCGACCGTCATGACCCCAAATCATCATGAAGCGGGAAAGGCTCTCGGTAAAAAATTGGAAACAAACGCTGAGGTCGAGGAAGCAGCGGGGAAGATCGCAGAAAATCTAAATTCTCCTTCTATGATGATCACTCGGGGAGAAAAAGGAATGAGCCTTTATATTTCTTCCGAATCCAAGACCTATCATATTCCCACAGTCGCCAAAGAAGTTTTCGATGTAACCGGAGCAGGGGACACTGTGATCTCAGTTTATACTTCTTTTTTAGCGGCGGGTTTAGGAGAATTAGAGGCGGCAATCGTTTCCAATGCAGCTGCAGGTGTAGTAGTCGGAAAACTAGGTGCGGAAACAGTTTCTTTGGAAGAACTTTTGGAAGCGCTGGAAAAAAGAGGAAGTTTTCAGTGA
- the rfaE2 gene encoding D-glycero-beta-D-manno-heptose 1-phosphate adenylyltransferase, producing the protein MKSSFSSCIEKIIPFTEVKNVSEKIRSHQKIVFTNGVFDLVHKGHLTYLSQARDLGDVLWVGINSDSSVKRLKGPERPVNPEEDRALLLSCLSFVDYISVFSEDTPLELISQVAPHIHVKGGDYDLEALPETPLVRKLGGEVKILPFVPGFSSTDLIRRIRQKP; encoded by the coding sequence GTGAAGTCTTCTTTCTCTTCTTGTATAGAGAAAATTATTCCTTTTACGGAAGTGAAGAATGTTTCGGAGAAGATTCGCTCTCACCAAAAGATCGTTTTTACAAACGGTGTATTCGATCTAGTTCATAAAGGCCATCTGACTTATCTTTCTCAGGCAAGGGATCTGGGAGACGTTCTTTGGGTAGGAATCAATTCTGATTCTTCTGTCAAAAGACTAAAAGGTCCGGAACGACCAGTAAATCCGGAAGAAGATCGGGCACTTCTTCTCTCCTGTCTTTCTTTCGTGGATTATATTAGCGTATTTTCCGAGGACACTCCTTTGGAACTGATTTCGCAGGTAGCACCTCATATTCACGTAAAAGGGGGAGATTATGATCTGGAAGCACTTCCAGAGACTCCTCTGGTTCGCAAATTAGGCGGAGAAGTGAAAATTCTACCCTTTGTTCCTGGATTTTCCAGCACGGATCTGATCCGCCGCATTCGTCAAAAACCCTAG
- a CDS encoding CTP synthase, with translation MSKTKFIFVTGGVCSSLGKGVSAAALGCLLESRGYSVSLQKMDPYINIDPGTMSPYQHGEVYVTEDGAETDLDLGYYERFTKSKFTRKNSVSTGQIYNTVIQRERKGDYLGRTVQVVPHITNEIRNRIYTLARENATDFVIVEIGGTVGDIESIPFLEAIRQMRYEHGPSQVLFIHVTLVPTITVAGEAKTKPTQHSVKELLALGIQPDILICRVNQPMPKEMKGKISSFCNVKEENVISASDISTSIYEIPKMYKEEKLDQVVLKTLGLELGKSNFTEWEKIIKSLQSAKQTVQIAVVGKYISLHDAYRSVYESLSHGGIANEANVEFIKVDPEKLDKTNVKDVLKSAHGVLVPGGFGDRGIEGKIAAIQHARTKGIPFFGICLGMQCAVIEYARNVLGLKDANSTEFRPDSPDPVISLIEEQMDIDQMGGTMRLGSYPCKIKKNTLAFNEYKQELIYERHRHRFEFTNKYKQRFEEKGMILSGISPDENLIEIVEIPDHPWFIGVQFHPEFTGKPTKPHPLFAGFIRAAVKFSRKA, from the coding sequence TTGTCCAAAACTAAATTTATTTTCGTGACCGGAGGTGTTTGTTCCTCCCTTGGAAAGGGTGTATCCGCAGCAGCCCTTGGATGCCTTCTGGAAAGTAGGGGTTATTCCGTTTCCCTGCAAAAAATGGATCCTTATATCAATATAGATCCTGGAACCATGAGTCCGTACCAGCACGGAGAAGTGTATGTTACCGAAGATGGTGCAGAAACAGATTTGGATCTTGGATATTACGAAAGATTCACCAAATCTAAGTTCACTCGTAAAAACTCAGTGTCCACTGGACAAATTTATAATACTGTAATCCAAAGAGAAAGAAAAGGGGATTATCTGGGAAGAACTGTCCAAGTTGTCCCTCATATCACCAACGAGATCCGAAACAGGATCTATACTCTTGCAAGAGAAAATGCTACCGACTTCGTGATCGTAGAGATTGGCGGAACAGTGGGAGACATCGAGTCCATCCCATTCTTAGAAGCAATCCGTCAGATGAGATACGAGCATGGGCCTTCTCAAGTTCTATTTATCCATGTTACTTTAGTTCCTACCATTACAGTAGCAGGGGAAGCAAAGACTAAACCTACACAACACTCTGTAAAAGAACTTTTGGCGCTTGGGATCCAACCGGATATTTTGATCTGTCGTGTAAACCAACCTATGCCTAAGGAAATGAAAGGAAAAATTTCCTCCTTCTGTAACGTAAAAGAAGAGAATGTGATCTCCGCTTCCGATATTAGCACTTCCATATACGAAATCCCTAAAATGTATAAGGAAGAAAAACTGGACCAAGTAGTTCTAAAAACATTAGGACTGGAACTTGGAAAATCCAATTTTACGGAATGGGAGAAGATCATAAAAAGTCTTCAATCCGCAAAACAAACCGTCCAAATCGCAGTTGTTGGAAAATACATCTCCCTTCATGATGCGTATCGTTCCGTTTACGAAAGTTTATCTCATGGCGGAATTGCAAACGAAGCAAATGTAGAATTTATCAAAGTAGATCCTGAAAAACTGGATAAAACAAATGTGAAGGATGTTTTAAAATCCGCACATGGTGTTTTAGTTCCAGGTGGATTCGGAGATAGAGGGATAGAGGGTAAGATTGCCGCAATCCAACATGCAAGAACCAAAGGAATTCCATTCTTCGGGATCTGTCTTGGAATGCAATGTGCAGTGATCGAATACGCAAGGAATGTGCTCGGTTTAAAAGATGCAAACTCCACGGAGTTCAGACCAGATTCTCCGGATCCTGTGATCTCTCTTATTGAAGAACAGATGGACATCGATCAGATGGGTGGAACTATGCGTTTAGGATCTTATCCATGTAAGATCAAGAAAAACACTCTTGCATTCAATGAATACAAACAAGAGCTGATCTATGAGAGACATAGACATAGATTCGAGTTTACCAACAAATACAAACAAAGGTTCGAAGAGAAAGGAATGATCCTTTCCGGTATTTCTCCGGATGAAAACCTGATTGAAATCGTAGAAATTCCGGATCATCCTTGGTTCATAGGAGTTCAGTTCCACCCTGAATTCACCGGAAAACCTACGAAACCGCATCCATTATTCGCCGGATTCATCCGTGCTGCGGTCAAATTTTCAAGGAAGGCATAA
- the kdsA gene encoding 3-deoxy-8-phosphooctulonate synthase — translation MSDKTAQERDFLSGKKIGGKNPFFLIAGPCVMENRDLLEKVCAEMLEITTELGIPYVFKSSFDKANRSSVSSYRGPGLTEGIKHLEHIKKKFNVPVLTDIHETTQVGPLKDVIDMYQIPAFLSRQTDLIAESAKTGKWVNVKKGQFLAPSDCRHIKTKIQESGSEKYMVTERGTTFGYGNLVFDGRTVPILHSYDIPVVFDATHSAQLPGAAGNITGGQREYIPSMTRSAVALGIEGIFMEVHPDPAKALSDATTQYPLSEIKSLLKELVGLDRYVKQEILNR, via the coding sequence ATGAGCGATAAAACTGCCCAAGAAAGGGACTTTTTAAGCGGTAAAAAGATCGGAGGAAAAAATCCATTCTTCCTGATCGCCGGTCCTTGCGTGATGGAAAACAGGGATTTACTTGAAAAAGTCTGTGCAGAGATGTTAGAGATAACCACAGAACTCGGGATCCCTTACGTTTTCAAAAGTAGTTTCGACAAGGCAAATCGTTCTTCAGTTTCTTCTTATAGAGGTCCTGGACTTACGGAAGGGATCAAACATTTGGAACATATTAAGAAAAAATTTAATGTTCCAGTGCTAACAGATATCCATGAAACTACTCAAGTAGGTCCACTCAAAGATGTGATCGATATGTACCAGATCCCAGCATTCTTAAGTAGACAAACGGATCTTATTGCAGAATCCGCTAAGACCGGAAAATGGGTGAATGTCAAAAAAGGACAGTTCCTAGCACCTTCCGATTGTAGACATATCAAAACCAAAATACAAGAATCCGGCTCCGAAAAGTATATGGTAACCGAAAGAGGAACCACATTCGGCTATGGAAACCTTGTATTCGACGGAAGAACGGTCCCAATATTACATAGTTATGATATTCCAGTGGTATTCGACGCGACTCACTCAGCACAATTGCCTGGAGCAGCGGGAAATATCACCGGAGGACAGAGAGAGTATATTCCGAGTATGACCAGAAGTGCAGTAGCACTCGGGATAGAAGGTATCTTTATGGAAGTGCATCCTGATCCTGCAAAGGCACTTTCGGATGCCACCACTCAATACCCTCTTTCCGAAATTAAATCCTTATTAAAGGAATTGGTCGGTTTGGACCGTTACGTAAAACAGGAAATCCTAAACCGCTAA
- the lptC gene encoding LPS export ABC transporter periplasmic protein LptC: MYSRILTLLKIDPETARKYGPGLGVGLGILFLVLFFYSGGKSDAKYTRVEEEKEKGSTVSFRNFAKDQYDGNGTILWKLKAEEAYLYADEKRYVLYGINFDQYENGKFKSRLTGDKGEINQVKKLMKLTGNILLKTEEHRTLRAKSLDYNDETKELSSNEEVVIDANGTHIRGVGLRADKDLNKFTILKPSAITQGGSNPLSSSPKEK, from the coding sequence TTGTATTCCCGCATACTTACCCTACTCAAAATAGACCCGGAAACCGCTAGGAAATACGGTCCGGGCCTAGGAGTAGGTCTCGGAATTTTATTCTTAGTTCTTTTCTTCTATTCCGGAGGAAAATCGGACGCTAAGTATACTCGTGTAGAAGAAGAAAAAGAAAAAGGTTCTACCGTTTCCTTTAGAAATTTTGCAAAAGATCAGTATGACGGGAACGGAACCATATTATGGAAATTGAAAGCTGAAGAAGCTTATCTTTACGCGGACGAAAAAAGATATGTTCTGTACGGGATCAATTTCGACCAATACGAGAATGGAAAATTTAAATCCAGACTAACCGGTGATAAGGGAGAGATCAATCAGGTCAAAAAACTGATGAAACTCACTGGGAATATTCTTCTTAAAACGGAAGAACATAGAACTCTTAGAGCTAAATCATTGGATTATAACGACGAGACCAAAGAACTCAGCTCCAACGAGGAAGTTGTGATAGATGCAAACGGAACTCATATCCGAGGAGTTGGTCTAAGAGCGGACAAGGACCTTAACAAGTTTACAATTTTAAAACCGAGCGCGATTACCCAAGGTGGTTCGAATCCGCTTTCTTCTTCCCCTAAAGAAAAATGA
- a CDS encoding LptA/OstA family protein encodes MKRIIVSFYLLFLFYSPAGSHSRPPLLFSAETLDPKSFQGIGEADPKRKESFPTFWGANALTQEDREVQGLKVTIFSLEGGAWIQHKKVKLGANRIEVFGKEAYKAFLKNGVHIEDQENGTVMRAGVGEYDKYSEMVYIKERPRLSFRDKTGKTTVISAKQIDRELSTKITKLHGGVIVNHPEVTIFCAEAVFKESEHLITTDPNPILISKNRYLSGKRLSFYTNESRILLEENTVLFQSSEETKKDPEGNEKKQTVLTILKGDRIESRPNEENDRTVLISGNATVLRKDMKITSDTIESVGKDSRIIKARKNIKVHDRENNLLLSGNVFDYFRNESYLHLTDEGKMEFLDKNSDQVTSTITAQEFERFLDQKETVIRGNIWIKSKSTEAQGEYATYFENDESVLLEGNPRINRSGKILRAGKIVFYPREGRSILTEGVHLGN; translated from the coding sequence ATGAAACGTATCATAGTCTCATTCTATCTATTATTTTTGTTTTATTCTCCGGCGGGATCTCATTCTAGACCTCCACTTTTATTCTCAGCAGAGACATTGGATCCAAAAAGTTTCCAAGGAATTGGAGAGGCGGATCCAAAACGTAAGGAAAGTTTTCCTACTTTCTGGGGTGCCAATGCTCTTACCCAAGAAGACAGGGAAGTCCAAGGGTTAAAAGTTACTATATTCAGTTTAGAAGGTGGTGCCTGGATCCAACATAAAAAAGTAAAACTGGGTGCAAACAGAATAGAGGTCTTTGGTAAGGAAGCATATAAGGCTTTTCTAAAGAACGGAGTACATATAGAAGACCAGGAAAATGGTACTGTGATGAGAGCAGGAGTAGGAGAATATGATAAATACTCCGAGATGGTCTATATCAAAGAAAGGCCTAGACTGAGTTTCCGAGATAAAACCGGCAAAACCACAGTTATTTCCGCAAAACAGATCGATCGAGAATTAAGTACCAAGATCACAAAACTTCATGGTGGAGTGATTGTAAATCATCCGGAAGTTACGATTTTCTGCGCAGAAGCGGTTTTTAAAGAATCGGAACATCTGATCACTACCGATCCAAATCCGATCCTGATCTCCAAGAACAGATATTTGAGCGGAAAAAGGTTATCCTTCTACACAAATGAAAGCAGGATACTTTTAGAAGAAAATACAGTATTATTCCAATCATCCGAAGAGACCAAAAAAGATCCGGAAGGAAATGAGAAAAAACAAACCGTTCTCACCATCCTAAAAGGGGATAGAATAGAAAGTCGTCCAAACGAAGAGAATGATCGAACCGTTCTGATTAGCGGAAATGCAACCGTTCTGCGCAAAGACATGAAGATCACTTCAGATACCATAGAGTCTGTAGGAAAAGATTCACGTATTATCAAGGCCAGAAAGAATATTAAAGTACATGATAGAGAAAATAACCTTCTTCTTTCGGGTAACGTATTCGATTATTTTAGGAACGAGAGCTACCTTCACCTGACGGACGAGGGTAAAATGGAATTTTTAGATAAAAATTCAGATCAAGTAACAAGCACGATCACTGCACAAGAATTCGAACGTTTCTTGGATCAGAAAGAAACAGTGATCCGAGGAAATATCTGGATCAAATCCAAGTCCACAGAGGCGCAGGGTGAATACGCCACTTATTTTGAAAACGACGAATCAGTACTTTTAGAAGGAAATCCTAGGATTAATCGAAGTGGTAAGATCCTTAGAGCGGGAAAAATCGTCTTTTATCCAAGAGAAGGAAGATCAATTCTGACAGAAGGAGTCCATTTAGGAAATTAG
- the lptB gene encoding LPS export ABC transporter ATP-binding protein, translating to MGQRIRCQNLIKIYNKRKVVDGVSFDVRKGEVVGLLGPNGAGKTTSFYMSVGFVKPDSGHVFIDDQDVTEAPMHTRAKLGVGYLAQEASIFRKLTVAENLEAILETLNIPRSEIIRRRDELLLELQIMRVANQKGFTLSGGERRRCEIARALVTNPDFILLDEPFAGVDPIAVKDIQTVINSLKKKGLGILITDHNVRETLKITDRAYIMHSGRILIAGTPKELVNDKEAKRMYLGEDFKL from the coding sequence ATGGGACAAAGGATCCGCTGCCAAAACTTAATCAAAATTTACAATAAGCGCAAGGTTGTAGACGGAGTCAGTTTCGATGTTCGCAAAGGAGAAGTAGTAGGTCTACTAGGTCCGAACGGTGCCGGAAAAACTACATCCTTCTATATGTCCGTCGGTTTCGTAAAACCGGATTCAGGTCATGTATTCATAGACGATCAAGACGTGACAGAAGCTCCTATGCATACTAGAGCAAAACTAGGAGTAGGTTATCTTGCGCAAGAGGCTTCTATCTTCCGCAAATTAACGGTCGCAGAAAACTTAGAAGCTATCCTAGAAACTCTGAACATTCCTAGATCGGAAATCATTCGCAGAAGAGACGAACTTCTGTTAGAATTGCAGATTATGAGAGTCGCCAACCAAAAAGGTTTTACTCTTTCAGGCGGGGAAAGAAGAAGATGCGAAATCGCAAGAGCCTTAGTCACAAATCCGGATTTTATCCTTCTTGACGAGCCGTTCGCAGGGGTTGACCCTATAGCAGTAAAAGATATTCAAACCGTTATAAATAGTTTAAAGAAGAAGGGACTGGGAATCTTAATCACCGACCATAATGTTCGAGAAACATTAAAGATCACGGATAGAGCATATATCATGCATAGTGGTCGGATCTTGATCGCGGGAACTCCTAAAGAACTCGTGAACGATAAAGAAGCAAAGAGAATGTATCTAGGAGAGGACTTCAAGCTGTGA